A DNA window from Pseudodesulfovibrio thermohalotolerans contains the following coding sequences:
- the nadB gene encoding L-aspartate oxidase encodes MNDFRLQSDALIIGSGIAGSVAALTLADQGRDVILITAGVDLKTGNTSLAQGGIVYRNEHDDPRILEKDILTAGWKHNYSRAVRFISRKGPVVLKELFLEKYKIPFNQRKPGDWYLTREGGHSLARILYCDDHTGRNIMEVLSNAVEEHPNIRVLTQRTAIDLLTTQHHARHLDFQYNLSNQCVGAYVFNDQVGKVETILSKYTLLATGGIGQIYLHTTNTSGSIGSGLAMAHRAGTRLMNCEYVQFHPTALYGGTKRGERRFLVSEAVRGEGAVLVNSRGERFMPNHDPRADLAPRDIVTRAIMEEMLNTDDDCVYLDCSGIKQDVTKRFPTISERCRKMGINMATDPVPVVPAAHYFCGGILVDNRARTTLDHLYAAGECSCTGVHGANRLASTSLLEGMLWGHSAGQDMAMRLNRSSSLPRKLLDAIPDWVPHGIHDEDPALIAQDWSNIRNTMWNYVGVTRTSNRLNRAYVDLHKLTKNLQDFYRETELSKSIIDLFHGSQTAYIITQAALRNQKTVGCHHRID; translated from the coding sequence ATGAACGATTTCCGCCTGCAATCCGACGCTTTGATCATCGGTTCCGGCATCGCCGGTTCCGTGGCCGCCCTCACCCTGGCCGACCAGGGGCGCGACGTCATCCTAATCACTGCCGGGGTCGACCTGAAAACCGGCAACACTTCCCTCGCGCAAGGGGGCATCGTCTACCGCAACGAGCACGACGACCCCAGGATACTGGAAAAAGATATCCTTACCGCGGGCTGGAAACACAACTATTCCCGAGCGGTGCGTTTCATCTCCCGCAAGGGGCCGGTAGTCCTCAAAGAACTCTTCCTCGAAAAATACAAGATACCCTTCAACCAGCGCAAACCGGGCGACTGGTACCTGACCCGCGAGGGCGGCCATTCCCTGGCGCGCATTCTCTACTGCGACGACCACACCGGCCGGAACATCATGGAAGTGCTCTCCAACGCCGTTGAGGAGCACCCCAACATCCGTGTGCTGACCCAGCGCACCGCAATCGACCTCCTGACCACCCAGCACCACGCCCGGCATCTGGACTTCCAGTACAACCTGTCCAACCAATGCGTCGGGGCCTACGTATTCAACGATCAGGTGGGCAAGGTCGAAACCATCCTGTCCAAGTACACCCTGCTGGCCACCGGCGGCATCGGGCAGATTTATCTGCACACCACCAACACCTCGGGGTCCATAGGCTCGGGCCTTGCCATGGCCCATCGCGCCGGGACCCGGCTGATGAACTGTGAATATGTGCAGTTCCACCCCACAGCCCTCTATGGCGGCACCAAACGCGGAGAACGGCGCTTCCTGGTTTCCGAGGCCGTGCGCGGCGAGGGAGCCGTTCTGGTCAACTCACGTGGCGAACGTTTCATGCCCAACCATGATCCCCGCGCGGACCTGGCTCCCCGCGACATCGTCACGCGGGCCATCATGGAAGAGATGCTGAACACGGACGACGACTGCGTCTACCTGGACTGTTCCGGAATCAAGCAGGACGTCACCAAGCGATTCCCGACCATTTCCGAGCGGTGCCGCAAAATGGGCATTAACATGGCCACGGACCCGGTTCCCGTGGTCCCGGCAGCGCACTATTTCTGCGGCGGCATCCTGGTGGACAACAGAGCGCGCACCACTCTGGACCACCTCTACGCGGCAGGCGAATGCAGCTGCACCGGCGTTCACGGCGCCAACCGGCTGGCCAGCACCTCGCTCCTGGAAGGAATGCTCTGGGGGCATTCGGCCGGACAGGACATGGCCATGCGCCTCAACCGGAGTTCCAGCCTGCCCCGCAAGCTCCTCGACGCCATTCCGGACTGGGTTCCCCACGGCATCCACGACGAGGACCCTGCGCTCATCGCGCAGGACTGGTCCAACATCCGCAACACCATGTGGAACTACGTGGGCGTCACCCGCACGAGCAATCGCCTGAACCGCGCCTATGTGGACCTGCACAAGCTGACCAAGAACCTTCAGGATTTCTATCGCGAGACGGAATTGAGCAAATCCATCATCGATCTCTTCCACGGTTCCCAGACGGCCTACATCATTACCCAGGCCGCCCTGCGCAACCAGAAAACAGTAGGATGCCACCACCGCATCGACTAG
- a CDS encoding COG3650 family protein produces MHISKSPSNNFFSRFFLLFLAAFSILSTGCSAPSGESNNILSKQAESAGKPAYSNESGKSLEKIETFRGLLAAQDNGLVLTLCGGQIALPVRDETKGRLQAAMKLFSPDSKGPIFTEILGTSAPSSVGLTAWELLHASAVGESWGCRERFGEFSFKAMGNEPGWTMRVTPGTLSLTTMDSPEPRRFTGVSTTRSGDDAVFTGDNVSLTLTRGVCMDTMSGEQFGWQAEAVVDGAAYKGCAVKGDL; encoded by the coding sequence ATGCACATATCGAAATCCCCATCCAACAACTTCTTTTCCCGCTTCTTTTTACTTTTCCTGGCCGCATTTTCCATCCTGTCGACAGGATGCTCCGCCCCATCCGGCGAGAGCAACAACATATTATCGAAACAAGCCGAATCCGCCGGGAAACCCGCGTACAGCAACGAGTCTGGAAAAAGTCTAGAGAAAATTGAGACATTCAGAGGGCTACTTGCGGCTCAGGACAACGGCCTTGTCCTGACCCTTTGCGGAGGACAGATCGCCCTGCCCGTCCGGGATGAAACAAAAGGCCGACTGCAAGCGGCCATGAAGCTGTTCTCGCCGGATTCGAAAGGTCCCATCTTCACTGAAATCCTCGGAACCTCAGCCCCTTCCTCCGTGGGCCTGACCGCCTGGGAACTCCTCCATGCCTCGGCCGTTGGGGAAAGCTGGGGATGCCGCGAACGGTTCGGCGAATTCTCTTTCAAGGCCATGGGCAATGAACCCGGTTGGACCATGAGGGTCACGCCGGGAACGCTTTCACTGACCACGATGGACTCCCCCGAACCGCGCCGTTTCACCGGCGTCTCGACCACGCGATCCGGGGACGACGCCGTATTCACGGGCGACAACGTCAGCCTGACCCTGACCCGCGGCGTCTGCATGGACACCATGAGCGGAGAACAGTTCGGCTGGCAGGCCGAGGCCGTGGTGGACGGCGCGGCCTACAAAGGGTGCGCGGTCAAGGGCGATCTGTAG